A genomic segment from Fusarium fujikuroi IMI 58289 draft genome, chromosome FFUJ_chr04 encodes:
- a CDS encoding related to monocarboxylate transporter 2, with protein sequence MSSPEKTAEATAASEPQTATANAPSVLDNESAAVDIEKSFAAWVCVFGSFLFLMPTYGMMQSVGTFQSYLELNQLSDYSAGDIGWIPGMYMFVSMLVAIQVGSFLDQRGPFAMSIVGGGGIVIMFVLLAECKQYWHFMLCFGIFGGLSTAIAGTIPVAVVAKLFSRKRGFAIGIALTGSSTGTVIFPIMLRSLLPKLGWSWSMRILAFVILGIFTLGTICFIPYRRLVKLVNMPIAKKGGLSLLNFSAFRSVAFTLVCVMFFATQFVLYGIGGLLPTFAIQAGLTAETGYTLVSIIGGASAFGRVIPGLIGDKLGHYNVLIFMMALTLVFMGTLFVPFGDNSVVLYVFTGIWGFCSGGFLSITPVCVGKTCEPKDYGRYYGTMNFVISFSLLIAIPSSGTMIDKMGTQALSGFLMGVLALGLGCLFASRAVLAGNWFRIKTKI encoded by the exons ATGTCTTCGCCGGAAAAGACTGCCGAGGCGACGGCGGCGAGTGAGCCACAGACCGCCACAGCGAATGCGCCCTCTGTGTTGGACAACGAATCAGCGGCTGTAGACATTGAGAAGAGTTTCGCAGCTTGGGTATGTGTCTTTGGGAGCTTTTTGTTTTTGATGCCCACATATG GCATGATGCAGTCTGTCGGAACGTTTCAGTCTTACCTCGAGTTAAATCAGCTCTCCGATTACTCAGCCGGCGATATTGGCTGGATTCCTGGCATGTACATGTTTGTGTCAATGCTTGTCGCCATTCAGGTTGGCTCCTTTCTTGACCAGCGCGGTCCTTTCGCTATGAGTATTGTTGGGGGAGGCGGCATCGTTATTATGTTCGTTCTGCTAGCTGAGTGCAAACAGTACTGGCACTTTATGCTGTGCTTTGGAATCTTCGGTGGGCTATCGACTGCTATTGCTGGCACTATCCCCGTAGCAGTGGTCGCAAAGCTCTTTTCTCGGAAGCGCGGTTTCGCTATCGGAATAGCTCTCACTGGCTCATCGACGGGAACAGTGATCTTCCCCATTATGCTTCGATCACTGCTCCCAAAGCTGGGTTGGAGCTGGTCAATGAGAATACTTGCCTTCGTCATCCTCGGTATCTTCACTCTCGGAACAATCTGCTTCATTCCTTACCGTCGGCTTGTGAAGCTCGTCAACATGCCGATAGCCAAGAAAGGCggtctctctcttctcaacttcTCTGCCTTCCGATCTGTGGCTTTTACCCTGGTTTGTGTGATGTTCTTCGCTACTCAGTTCGTTCTTTATGGAATCGGCGGCCTGTTGCCGACTTTTGCGATTCAGGCTGGCTTGACAGCCGAAACTGGCTATACACTAGTTTCCATCATCGGCGGTGCTTCGGCTTTCGGTCGTGTCATACCAGGTTTGATTGGCGACAAGCTAGGCCATTACAATGTTTTGATATTTATGATGGCTTTGACGTTGGTCTTTATGGGTACACTCTTCGTCCCCTTTGGCGACAACAGCGTCGTGCTCTACGTGTTCACAGGCATCTGGGGTTTTTGTTCCGGGGGTTTCTTATCTATAACTCCAG TATGTGTCGGCAAGACATGCGAGCCAAAAGATTACGGACGATATTATG GAACCATGAATTTTGTCATCAGCTTCTCTTTACTTATTGCCATTCCAAGTAGCGGCACAATGATAGACAAGATGGGAACTCAAGCTCTGAGCGGCTTCTTGATGGGAGTTCTAGCTCTCGGTCTCGGTTGCTTGTTTGCATCACGCGCCGTCCTAGCAGGAAACTGGTTTAGAATCAAGACCAAAATTTAA
- a CDS encoding uncharacterized protein (reviewed:yes 2), with translation MESRLTYNDASSSEEVIVRRHPPRVIFVRHIRTNWLKYATGLLLILSISQLIYITRLGTGMVRIPNDPYDLRFGHLSHDSPEIWDDNHQSFLRSARPVPIHSHNDYTRHIPLFEALGSGCISIEADVHLRHGNLFVAHSRLSVNPHRTLQGLYLKPLQRMLEARNAGVKIDDWQGFFEMAPKQTVTLLVDLKTAGPETFDALNAQLQPLRDLGYLTYWNGTERIIRPLTVVGTGNTPFESVLAMNSTHRDIFWDAKLERLVSMDDDFSTNPPTYKFNRSNSYFASTRFENAILYRSNFQRVLDTPPSRELDMALTQIEQAKARGLLARYWDTPSKPPNVRDIAWRVLIDNGIGILNMDDMGLSHSEIFNRGAKVAGPSSFTLFPSLPAEIRVSIWTWALRHQRIIKIFLRSHAGFCGNRNRNGIHFPPLEPGRSDPTYYPVVDGHRLLSKLLRVNTESKEVALSFHRVRLPCWFADREDNYGLWTSGTTYINPEYDFLQIQEDTMATVDFVCDLKTKHDPRNVGIRNIALCSNQLGGRPSGLHAMRPSEIESSKMRIFKEIISGLDEVWLISIQESVRQMIGGENEWPTIRKTFFERSVPIHATPHSFDTYWA, from the exons ATGGAGTCAAGGCTTACTTACAATGATGCGAGCTCATCGGAGGAGGTTATTGTGAGGAGACATCCTCCCAGGGTCATTTTTGTGCGACACATCAGGACCAATTGGCTCAAGTATGCTACGGGTTTGTTGCTCATACT GTCCATCAGCCAGTTAATCTACATCACCCGCCTCGGCACGGGAATGGTCCGTATACCAAACGATCCCTACGATTTACGATTCGGCCACCTCAGTCACGACAGTCCCGAAATTTGGGACGATAATCATCAATCATTCCTCCGAAGCGCTCGTCCTGTGCCGATCCACTCGCACAATGATTACACACGGCATATCCCACTGTTTGAAGCCCTCGGCTCTGGGTGTATCAGCATCGAAGCAGATGTTCATCTACGACATGGCAACCTTTTCGTTGCGCATTCGCGATTGAGTGTGAATCCTCACCGAACGTTACAGGGCTTGTACCTGAAGCCCCTGCAGCGCATGTTGGAGGCACGGAACGCGGGAGTGAAGATTGATGACTGGCAAGGCTTTTTCGAAATGGCGCCCAAACAAACCGTCACGCTCCTCGTTGATCTCAAAACAGCTGGTCCGGAAACATTCGATGCGTTAAACGCCCAGCTCCAGCCATTGAGAGACCTCGGCTACTTGACATACTGGAACGGCACAGAGAGAATCATCCGCCCTCTCACTGTAGTCGGAACCGGAAACACTCCCTTCGAGTCCGTTCTGGCTATGAACTCTACACATCGCGACATTTTCTGGGACGCCAAGCTTGAGCGCCTCGTCTCAATGGACGATGACTTCTCAACAAACCCTCCTACATACAAATTCAACCGCTCCAACTCATACTTTGCTTCAACGAGATTTGAGAACGCTATTCTCTATAGATCAAACTTCCAGCGCGTACTGGATACACCGCCGTCAAGAGAACTTGACATGGCGTTGACGCAGATTGAGCAGGCCAAGGCTCGGGGCCTGTTGGCGCGGTACTGGGATACGCCTTCAAAGCCACCGAATGTGAGGGATATCGCGTGGAGGGTGTTGATAGACAATGGTATTGGAATCCTCAACATGGACGATATGGGGCTT AGTCATTCAGAAATCTTCAACCGAGGGGCTAAAGTTGCAGGGCCATCCTCATTCACCCTGTTCCCCTCACTCCCAGCAGAGATACGAGTTTCAATATGGACATGGGCTCTCCGACACCAAAgaatcatcaagatctttcTCCGTTCGCACGCCGGATTTTGCGGAAACCGCAATAGGAATGGTATTCACTTTCCTCCGCTAGAACCTGGGAGGAGTGATCCAACCTACTATCCCGTTGTCGACGGCCACAGActcctcagcaagcttctcagAGTCAATACAGAATCTAAAGAGGTAGCGCTGTCTTTTCATAGGGTCCGTCTCCCCTGTTGGTTTGCGGACAGAGAAGACAACTATGGCCTTTGGACTTCTGGAACGACCTATATCAACCCTGAATATGACTTTCTTCAAATACAGGAGGACACGATGGCTACCGTGGACTTTGTGTGCGATTTAAAGACAAAGCATGATCCACGTAACGTTGGTATCAGAAATATTGCACTCTGTAGCAATCAGCTGGGAGGACGTCCATCCGGTCTCCACGCAATGAGGCCATCCGAAATCGAATCCTCAAAGATGAGGATATTCAAAGAAATCATCAGTGGTCTTGATGAAGTTTGGTTGATTTCTATCCAGGAATCTGTTCGGCAAATGATTGGTGGTGAAAATGAATGGCCAACAATCCGCAAGACGTTCTTCGAAAGGTCAGTTCCCATTCACGCTACGCCACACAGCTTCGATACGTATTGGGCTTGA
- a CDS encoding related to POX1-acyl-CoA oxidase (reviewed:yes 1) codes for MPPQNPDWVKALKPSGPQGSELLAQERAKSDINVDQLAEFLFTKEVLERNDKILKLLQADPVFDKEQNYFRGRTDRLEAALARGKALRRLSVKHNWNDEEHHAANDLISEPTPYGLHATMFLKTLEEQGTPAQHKLFLEKARNYEIIGCYAQTELGHGSNVRGLETTATWNHEDKTFTIHSPHLTASKWWIGSLGKAANHAVVVAQLILNGKPYGPHPFVVPIRDMKTHEPLPDIHVGDIGPKFGYNTMDNGFLLFNNVKIPHVNMLNRFSGVDPETGKYIRPSNPALIYGTLTFIRSSIVFQSGSVLARGVTIATRYCAVRRQFQDRDADASETGENQVLNYTMVQHRLLPLLASSYALFFTGRAMINLYNANQKRMAQRRDAGDAKRKPGPEELSPGSDHLADLHAISCSLKAFASTTAAEGLEVCRRACGGHGYSAFSGIGSWYADYLPTVTWEGDNYMLTQQVARYLLKSARAVLAGKAPDNGISRIFKEFIRRQDIGAAFDVLDSDQDLVDAFAWRVSFLTFEALKHRDEEKQSWNSLLIDFWRLSTAYAQYQVVKNFHEALQDEATKKSLDPNTLAIMHKLFELFALHNLQSSASEFFTSAATTVRQIQLARTKRTLSLLDEIRPHAVRLVDAWSFPDWQLDSALGRYDGKVYEDLFHRASEVNPVNDIVFDPYPESDVLFRKNGSGPKAKL; via the coding sequence ATGCCTCCGCAAAATCCAGACTGGGTCAAGGCCCTCAAGCCCTCCGGCCCCCAAGGTTCAGAGCTTCTGGCCCAAGAACGCGCCAAGTCTGACATCAACGTGGACCAACTGGCAGAGTTCCTCTTCACAAAAGAAGTCCTCGAGAGGAACGACAAgattctcaagcttctccaggCTGATCCTGTTTTTGACAAGGAGCAGAACTACTTCAGGGGACGAACAGATAGACTTGAGGCTGCGCTTGCTAGAGGTAaggctttgaggagattATCTGTGAAGCACAACTGGAATGATGAGGAGCATCACGCTGCCAACGATCTCATCAGCGAGCCTACGCCTTATGGTCTTCATGCCACTATGTTCTTGAAGACGCTTGAGGAGCAGGGTACACCGGCGCAGCATAAGCTTTTCCTCGAGAAGGCGAGAAACTATGAGATCATCGGATGCTACGCCCAAACTGAATTGGGTCATGGTTCTAATGTTCGAGGTCTCGAGACCACTGCTACTTGGAACCACGAGGACAAGACCTTTACTATTCACTCGCCTCACCTCACAGCCTCAAAGTGGTGGATTGGTTCTCTGGGCAAGGCTGCCAACCACGCTGTCGTCGTCGCGCAGCTTATCCTTAATGGCAAGCCTTACGGCCCTCATCCCTTCGTCGTCCCCATTCGCGACATGAAGACCCATGAGCCTCTTCCCGATATCCACGTTGGTGATATCGGTCCCAAGTTCGGTTACAACACCATGGACAACGGCTTCCTGCTCTTCAACAATGTCAAGATCCCTCACGTCAACATGCTGAACCGCTTCTCTGGCGTTGACCCCGAGACCGGAAAGTACATCCGTCCTTCGAACCCAGCTCTCATTTACGGAACCTTGACTTTCATCCGATCATCAATCGTCTTCCAGTCGGGATCCGTTCTTGCTCGTGGTGTCACTATCGCTACGCGTTACTGTGCTGTTCGCCGACAGTTCCAGGATCGTGATGCTGACGCTAGCGAGACTGGCGAGAACCAGGTTCTCAACTACACAATGGTTCAGCACCgccttctccctcttctcgcttcttcatATGCGCTGTTCTTCACTGGCCGCGCTATGATTAACCTCTACAACGCCAACCAGAAGCGCATGGCTCAACGCCGTGATGCTGGCGACGCTAAGCGTAAGCCTGGCCCTGAGGAGCTCAGCCCCGGCAGCGATCACCTTGCTGATCTCCACGCCATCTCCTGCTCTCTCAAGGCTTTTGCCTCCACCACCGCTGCTGAGGGTCTGGAAGTCTGCCGTCGCGCTTGTGGTGGCCACGGCTACTCCGCCTTCTCCGGTATTGGCAGCTGGTACGCTGATTATCTTCCTACTGTCACATGGGAGGGTGACAACTACATGCTTACCCAGCAAGTTGCCCGATATCTCCTCAAGTCTGCTCGTGCTGTTCTTGCCGGCAAGGCTCCCGATAACGGTATCTCGCGTATTTTCAAAGAGTTCATCCGCCGACAGGACATCGGTGCTGCTTTCGACGTCCTCGACAGTGATCAAGACCTCGTTGATGCTTTCGCATGGCGTGTGTCTTTTCTGACCTTCGAGGCTCTTAAGCATCgtgatgaggagaagcaatCCTGGAACAGCCTCCTCATCGACTTCTGGCGTCTGTCTACCGCGTACGCTCAGTACCAAGTCGTCAAGAACTTCCACGAAGCTCTCCAAGACGAAGCCACCAAGAAGTCCCTCGACCCCAACACCCTCGCCATCATGCACAAGCTCTTCGAGCTCTTCGCTCTGCATAACCTCCAGAGCTCCGCCTCCGAGTTCTTCACCAGCGCCGCCACAACAGTGCGCCAAATCCAGCTCGCTCGCACAAAGCGAACCCTCTCCCTACTCGATGAGATCCGACCTCACGCTGTCAGACTCGTCGATGCTTGGTCATTCCCTGATTGGCAACTTGACAGTGCCCTTGGTCGTTACGACGGCAAGGTCTACGAGGACTTGTTCCATCGTGCTTCTGAGGTCAACCCTGTCAACGATATTGTGTTTGATCCTTATCCTGAGTCAGATGTGCTGTTCCGTAAGAATGGCAGTGGCCCTAAGGCGAAGTTGTAA
- a CDS encoding gibberellin synthesis family protein (reviewed:yes 1) codes for MTEPEIMEFLEGIADGFRIWPEAPLYHRPDELNLEYETVTFPSEDGVPLEGWFFPCNGSDKIIIMNHPRLFNRAGLPSHIEPWNSLTAPLGNNIDVNFIPDYKILHDAGYNVLTHDFRNYGMSGRGNNVLYSGGRYESYDVIGALRYVRKRNDTKDMTIGLFPRCMGGSATFFAMGKHPEEFNDIRTIVFPQPISANMSSRVTLQAAGIDLDYLKELDDMVYWRTSLHLEEYSPIPWARNVKIPTYMFQVRNDLATHWSDVQDVFDAISAKDKELFWINGTTRRWDGYLHFQRHPEAILKWLERWMN; via the coding sequence ATGACCGAGCCCGAGATCATGGAGTTCCTTGAAGGAATAGCCGATGGATTCCGGATCTGGCCCGAAGCACCTCTGTACCATCGCCCCGACGAGTTGAACCTCGAGTACGAAACCGTGACATTCCCATCAGAGGATGGCGTGCCTCTGGAGGGATGGTTCTTCCCATGCAATGGATccgacaagatcatcatcatgaatcaTCCTCGCCTCTTCAACAGAGCTGGTCTTCCATCCCATATCGAACCATGGAACTCGTTGACTGCTCCATTGGGAAACAACATCGACGTCAACTTCATCCCCGACTACAAGATCCTTCACGACGCTGGATACAACGTGCTTACCCATGACTTCCGAAACTACGGCATGAGTGGAAGGGGCAATAATGTTCTCTACTCTGGAGGACGTTATGAATCTTACGATGTCATTGGTGCCCTTCGCTATGTCCGTAAGCGCAATGACACCAAGGACATGACCATCGGCCTATTTCCAAGATGCATGGGTGGAAGCGCAACCTTTTTCGCCATGGGAAAACACCCCGAAGAATTCAACGACATCCGGACCATTGTCTTTCCTCAGCCTATCTCAGCCAACATGAGCAGTCGGGTAACTCTTCAAGCTGCTGGCATCGACCTTGACTACCTCAAAGAACTAGACGATATGGTCTACTGGAGAACATCTCTTCACTTGGAAGAGTACTCTCCTATCCCTTGGGCCAGGAACGTCAAAATCCCGACATACATGTTCCAGGTTCGCAATGATCTTGCGACTCATTGGTCGGATGTTCAGGATGTCTTTGATGCTATTTCTGCTAAGGATAAGGAGCTTTTCTGGATTAATGGAACGACTCGAAGATGGGACGGTTACTTGCACTTTCAACGTCACCCCGAAGCGATCCTCAAGTGGCTTGAGCGGTGGATGAACTAA
- a CDS encoding related to putative glutathione S-transferase (reviewed:yes 1) — protein MATDRQPEIILYDLACIKNTCFSPVVWKIRLMLNYKDIPYKTIFLEFPDIELKLRELGLESHDSSSGSPRYTVPTIHHVPTGRYIMNSPAIAEFLESVYPDPPLPLSSELGREIETKARGAVGPAFRISVTPRENLILSPRAQEYFRAKNESRMGCKLEDLMDPEKEEKTWLGVADKMSELSDLMLTNKDKGPFLLGEKPSYTDFFIAASLQSARTIDEEIFQRCTVYPGFKAIYKACIPWMQKKH, from the exons ATGGCCACCGACAGACAGCCTGAGATTATCTTGTACGATCTTGCATGTATCAAGAACACATGCTTCTCGCCTGTCGTTTGGAAGATCCGTTTGATGCTCAACTACAAGGACATTCCATACaagaccatcttcctcgaatTCCCCGATATTGAGCTAAAGCTCAGGGAGCT CGGCCTGGAGTCTCATGATTCCAGCTCAGGCTCCCCTCGTTATACAGTCCCAACAATCCACCATGTGCCCACTGGTAGATACATCATGAACTCACCCGCCATCGCCGAATTTCTCGAGTCAGTCTATCCCGACCCTCCACTCCCCTTGAGCTCTGAGCTTGGTCGCGAGATTGAGACCAAGGCCCGCGGCGCCGTCGGTCCTGCATTCCGCATCTCCGTCACGCCACGCgagaacctcatcctctCGCCACGAGCTCAAGAGTATTTTCGAGCCAAGAATGAATCTCGAATGGGATGCAAGCTGGAAGACTTGATGGACccagagaaggaggagaagacttGGTTAGGTGTTGCCGACAAGATGAGCGAGCTGAGTGATTTGATGTTAACGAACAAGGACAAAGGGCCATTCCTGCTGGGTGAGAAGCCGAGTTACACTGATTTTTTCATTGCTGCCTCGCTCCAATCGGCGAGAACTATTGACGAAGAGATCTTTCAGCGCTGTACTGTATATCCTGGTTTTAAGGCTATCTATAAGGCTTGCATTCCTTggatgcagaagaagcatTAA
- a CDS encoding related to D-mandelate dehydrogenase yields the protein MPSANKPIILHIGDPIKYNHALYKQLESKFIIIRPSAEERQRGPFLEALRQNKWGDFQAVMRPFWITGGEMGRWDKELIPLLPKSMKVYASAGAGYDWADVDIMAENGILYCNGAAASTEAVSDMALYHIISVFRNMQWSNMAARGSEEDFRDAHAHTQLTAFNPRGHTLGVIGLGNIGYQIAVKTYKALGMCIAYYDPFPKSPEQEAAIEATNYPKLEDMLAIADCIVIAAPGAGGKKILGREEILKMKKGSRLVNVARGSLVDEEAVADAMDSGHLFAVGLDVFEDEPRPNSRLKKMRNATLTCHTAGGALDTSIGFERLAMENVIAVLEGRDAVTPVNKY from the coding sequence ATGCCTTCAGCCAATAAGCCTATAATCCTCCATATTGGAGACCCAATCAAGTACAACCACGCTCTCTACAAACAGCTCGAGTCaaaattcatcatcatccgccCCTCAGCGGAAGAACGCCAACGGGGTCCTTTCCTCGAAGCTCTCCGCCAGAACAAATGGGGCGATTTTCAAGCTGTCATGCGACCCTTTTGGATCACAGGCGGGGAAATGGGACGCTGGGACAAAGAGCTGATTCCACTCTTGCCCAAGTCCATGAAGGTCTACGCATCAGCTGGTGCTGGATATGACTGGGCTGATGTTGACATTATGGCCGAAAACGGTATCCTCTATTGTAACGGAGCAGCTGCTTCGACAGAGGCTGTTTCTGACATGGCCCTTTACCATATCATCTCTGTCTTTAGAAATATGCAGTGGAGTAACATGGCTGCGAGAGGCAGTGAAGAGGACTTTCGAGATGCACATGCTCATACGCAACTTACAGCATTCAACCCTCGCGGTCATACACTGGGGGTAATTGGTCTTGGCAACATTGGCTACCAGATTGCTGTCAAGACTTACAAGGCTCTCGGCATGTGTATTGCATACTACGACCCCTTCCCCAAATCCCCAGAGCAAGAGGCAGCTATCGAAGCAACAAACTATCCCAAGTTGGAAGATATGCTCGCCATCGCCGACTGCATCGTCATAGCTGCACCAGGCGCAGGCGGGAAGAAGATCCTCGGTCGGGAGGAAATTTTGAAGATGAAAAAAGGATCACGGCTGGTGAATGTTGCGCGCGGGAGCTTGGTAGACGAAGAGGCTGTGGCTGACGCTATGGATTCAGGACACTTGTTTGCAGTCGGCTTGGATGTATTTGAGGATGAGCCGAGACCGAAttcgaggctgaagaagatgaggaatgCGACTTTGACGTGTCATACTGCTGGTGGTGCACTTGATACATCGATTGGGTTTGAGAGGCTGGCTATGGAGAATGTTATAGCAGTTCTAGAGGGCAGGGATGCTGTTACACCagtaaataagtattaa